In the genome of Spea bombifrons isolate aSpeBom1 chromosome 11, aSpeBom1.2.pri, whole genome shotgun sequence, one region contains:
- the KDM2A gene encoding lysine-specific demethylase 2A — MEEERVRSSRRLRRTLRRRYEDDGISDDEIEGKRTFDLEEKLQSPKYNSNFIMYMDGKDFNMQYIQKGGLRDPIIFTSSDGLGIQMPDPNFSVNDVKMFVGSRRIVDVMDVGTQRGIEMTMAQWAKYYETPENEREKLYNVISLEFSHTKLESLVQRPATVDQIDWVDNIWPRHLKDRQTESTNVIQEMQYPKVQKYCLMSVRGCYTDFHVDFGGTSVWYHILRGGKVFWLIPPTDQNLEMYENWLLSGKQGDVFLGDRVTECQRVELKQGYTFVIPSGWIHAVYTPQDTLVFGGNFLHSFNIPMQLRIYSIEDRTRVPTKFRYPFYYEMCWYVLERYVYCITKRSHLTKEFQRESLSIDLELNERRRLETPSSSSCSLSSSSSSSSSSSSSTDYDDSSDQDWEEEEGLRKRERDRRRVERELQRRREKERRHREREREHQHHTEGIIIPPLPASLRPLTPPPFLPLSTPQPSLNNPIYLTWFEMEGLRCLVKKLESLPPQKKCLPYGIHDPDALISDIKKLLEEHAQDPPELALTGVPIVQWPKRNQYKVHLQPKIQFTKPHTMRPASRHIPAPPRPSSNPPATAASSGARRRRVRCRKCQACLQRECGTCHYCKDMKKFGGPGRMKQSCMLRQCLAPRLPHSVTCALCGEVDQTSESQDFEKKLMECSTCNEIVHPGCLNMDGEGLLSDELPNYWECPKCYEEQKYMVGTEQDRLHNKRKAVENYETESYFPAKVLRPPLGQSPPSPPLLLLPPSPSSGPPTPPSATPQITFASREERAKRRQLAREKENHPSGRESEGDRLRHRSSYHTVTLQRPPKELSSSSIVPKLQAITSNRQLFCSSPQAPDYYYDDDDDEDDDEEEDDEEETENGSMSEHKTAHTAMQKEVWLSVFRYLTRKELCVCMRVCKAWYKWGCDKRLWARIDVSRCKSLVPQALSGIIKRQPVHLDLSWTNVSKKQLTWLVNRLPGLKDLFLAGCSWSAVSALSSSSCPLLRTLDLRWTVGIKDTQIRDLLIPPSNNLGNDCRSKLRLLIDLRLSGLDITDVTLRLIIRHCPLLSKLDLSYCPLISDQSVNLLTAVGSSTRASLTDIHLAGCKGVTDESLVYLRRASNLSLIDLRVCKQVSRGACEGFISDLSVSTLYCLSEDKLIQRIS; from the exons ATGGAAGAAGAGCGAGTGCGTTCCAGCCGTAGACTG AGACGCACACTCCGGCGGCGTTACGAAGATGACGGCATTTCCGATGATGAGATTGAGGGCAAGAGAACCTTCGACTTGGAGGAGAAATTGCAAAGTCCCAAGTATAACTCCAACTTTATCATGTACATGGATGGGAAAG ACTTTAACATGCAATACATTCAGAAGGGAGGACTCAGGGACCCAATCATTTTCACTAGTTCTGATGGTCTGGGCATCCA AATGCCAGACCCCAACTTTAGTGTGAATGATGTGAAGATGTTTGTAG GGAGCCGGCGCATCGTCGATGTTATGGATGTCGGTACTCAGAGGGGCATCGAAATGACAATGGCACAATGGGCAAAATATTATGAAACCCCTGAGAATGAGCGAGAAAAACTGTATAATGTTATCAGCCTGGAGTTCAGCCACACAAAGCTTGAAAGCCTAGTGCAGAGACCAGCTACG GTGGATCAGATAGATTGGGTTGACAATATTTGGCCAAGGCACCTtaaagacagacagacagagtcTACCAATGTCATTCAAGAGATGCAGTACCCCAAGGTTCAGAA GTACTGCCTCATGAGTGTACGAGGGTGTTACACTGATTTCCATGTAGATTTTGGTGGTACGTCTGTGTGGTACCATATTCTGAGAGGAGGCAAG GTGTTTTGGCTGATACCCCCTACAGATCAGAACCTAGAAATGTATGAGAACTGGCTCCTGTCAGGAAAGCAGGGTGACGTTTTCCTGGGCGACAGAGTGACAGAATGTCAGCGTGTTGAGCTAAAGCAGGGTTATACCTTTGTCATCCCCTCAG GATGGATTCATGCTGTGTATACGCCACAGGATACCTTGGTTTTTGGGGGAAATTTCCTGCACAGTTTTAACATCCCAATGCAATTGCGCATATACAGCATTGAAGATAGGACAAGG GTGCCCACAAAGTTTCGCTACCCATTTTATTATGAAATGTGCTGGTATGTGCTTGAGCGATATGTGTACTGTATCACCAAGCGTTCTCATCTCACAAAGGAGTTCCAGCGCGAGTCTTTGAGCATTG ATTTGGAATTGAACGAACGCAGGAGGCTAGAGAcaccctcttcttcctcatgtTCTTTGtcctcttcatcatcatcatcatcatcatcctcttCCTCCACTGATTATGATGACTCCTCGGATCAAGACtgggaggaagaagagggatTAAGGAAAAGGGAAAGAGACCGTCGGAGAGTGGAGCGAGAACTGCAGAGGAGGAGGGAAAAGGAGAGGCGACACAGAGAGCGAGAAAGAGAGCACCAACATCACACCGAGGGGATAATCATCCCCCCTCTCCCTGCCTCGCTTCGACCTCTTACACCACCACCCTTCCTTCCACTGTCTACACCTCAGCCATCACTCAACAACCCTATCTACCTGACATGGTTTGAGATGGAAGGCTTGCGATGCCTGGTGAAAAAGCTTGAATCTCTGCCACCACAGAAAAAGTGCCTGCCATATGGGATACATGACCCAGATGCACTCATCTCCGACATCAAA AAACTCTTAGAAGAACACGCACAAGATCCACCTGAGCTTGCACTGACCGGAGTACCGATTGTTCAGTGGCCCAAGAGAAATCAG TACAAGGTACATCTTCAACCTAAGATCCAGTTTACCAAACCTCACACGATGCGGCCAGCTTCACGCCATATCCCTGCTCCTCCACGACCTTCGAGCAATCCACCTGCTACTGCTGCCTCTTCTGGGGCGCGTAGGCGAAGGGTTAGATGTAGAAAgtgccaagcatgtctccagagaGAGTGTGGCACCTGCCACTACTGCAAGGACATGAAGAAATTTGGGGGTCCAGGCCGAATGAAGCAGTCCTGCATGTTAAGGCAGTGCCTAGCA cCCAGGCTGCCACACTCTGTGACCTGTGCCCTGTGTGGGGAAGTGGATCAGACAAGTGAGTCCCAAGACTTTGAGAAAAAGCTCATGGAATGTTCAACGTGCAATGAAATTGTGCACCCAGGATGCCTAAAC ATGGATGGCGAAGGCCTGCTGAGTGATGAGCTCCCCAACTACTGGGAATGTCCTAAATGTTACGAGGAACAGAAATACATG GTGGGAACAGAGCAAGACAGACTGCATAAT AAACGTAAGGCTGTAGAGAACTATGAGACTGAATCATACTTTCCAGCCAAGGTTCTCCGACCTCCCCTGGGGCAGAGTCCTCCATCCCCACCTCTTCTCCTCCTACCTCCTTCTCCGTCTTCTGGACCTCCCACACCGCCTTCTGCCACACCGCAGATTACATTTGCAAGCCGCGAAGAACGAGCTAAGAGACGCCAGCTAGCCCGTGAAAAAGAAAACCACCCTAGCGGACGAGAGTCTGAGGGAGACCGATTACGGCATCGGAGTTCCTACCACACAGTTACTCTTCAGAGACCCCCCAAAGAGCTGAGCTCCTCCTCTATCGTACCCAAGTTGCAAGCTATTACATCAAATCGGCAGCTTTTTTGCTCATCTCCGCAAGctcctgattattattatgatgatgacgatgatgaaGATGACGACGAGGAAGAGGACGATGAGGAAGAAACAGAAAATGGCTCCATGTCAGAACATAAGACAGCACATACGGCGATGCAGAAAGAAGTCTGGCTGTCTGTTTTCCGGTACCTTACACGCAAGGAACTGTGTGTATGCATGAGAGTCTGCAAGGCTTGGTATAAATG GGGATGTGATAAGCGCCTGTGGGCCAGGATAGATGTCAGCCGCTGCAAGTCTTTGGTTCCGCAGGCTCTTAGCGGTATCATTAAACGACAGCCGGTTCATCTTGACCTAAGCTGGACAAATGTTTCCAAGAAGCAGCTCACATGGCTAGTGAACAGACTGCCAG GTCTGAAGGATTTATTTCTTGCTGGTTGCTCATGGTCTGCCGTTTCTGCACTTAGTAGCTCGAGTTGTCCTCTTTTGCGCACTCTGGACCTTCGATGGACAGTAGGCATAAAAGACACCCAGATCCGTGATCTACTTATACCACCTTCTAACAATCTAG GTAATGACTGTCGCAGCAAGCTCCGTCTCCTGATTGACCTGCGCCTTTCGGGTTTGGACATCACAGATGTCACCCTGCGGTTGATCATCCGTCATTGCCCTCTTCTGTCTAAACTTGACCTCAGCTACTGCCCTCTTATATCTGATCAGTCTGTTAACCTGTTGACTGCTGTGGGCTCCTCTACCCGTGCTTCCCTCACAGACATCCACCTTGCag GGTGCAAAGGGGTGACTGACGAGTCCCTTGTCTACCTGCGACGTGCCTCCAACCTTTCTCTTATTGATCTCCGAGTCTGTAAACAGGTGTCACGAGGGGCATGTGAGGGATTTATCTCAGACCTTTCTGTGAGCACCTTGTATTGTCTGTCAGAAGACAAACTCATACAGAGGATCAGCTAG